A portion of the Deinococcus peraridilitoris DSM 19664 genome contains these proteins:
- a CDS encoding response regulator transcription factor, whose protein sequence is MSKRKVLIVEDDPDIARFVRSDLEDAGYEVMHAADAMTGLVTVREQAPDLILLDLGLPDFDGTEVLARVRRTSTLPIIVMTARDTADEKVSLLEDGADDYVVKPFDSRELIARIGVQLRQHGGAPIEVNGMELNLQQRLVKYNGQEVRLSPTEFNLLALLARQPGRVYSREEIEREVWEGRLPANSNVVDVHMANLRGKFRDLDGYGIIRTVRGIGYALRS, encoded by the coding sequence ATGAGCAAACGCAAAGTACTTATTGTCGAAGACGATCCGGATATCGCCCGTTTTGTGCGTTCCGATCTGGAGGATGCCGGTTACGAAGTAATGCACGCCGCCGACGCCATGACGGGCCTGGTGACCGTGCGTGAGCAGGCACCCGACCTGATCCTGCTCGATCTGGGTCTGCCTGACTTCGATGGCACCGAAGTGCTCGCACGCGTCCGGCGCACCTCGACCCTGCCGATCATCGTGATGACCGCCCGCGACACGGCCGATGAGAAAGTCAGCCTGCTCGAAGACGGCGCCGACGACTATGTGGTCAAGCCCTTCGATTCGCGCGAGCTGATCGCCCGCATCGGGGTTCAGCTGCGTCAGCACGGCGGGGCTCCGATCGAGGTCAACGGCATGGAGCTGAACTTGCAGCAACGCCTGGTCAAGTACAACGGCCAGGAAGTGCGCCTGTCTCCCACCGAATTCAATCTGCTGGCGCTGCTCGCCCGTCAACCGGGCCGCGTGTACTCGCGCGAAGAAATCGAGCGCGAGGTATGGGAAGGCCGCCTGCCCGCCAACAGCAACGTGGTGGACGTGCACATGGCCAACTTGCGCGGCAAGTTCCGCGACCTCGACGGCTACGGCATCATCCGCACCGTGCGTGGCATCGGCTACGCCCTGCGTTCCTGA
- a CDS encoding GGDEF domain-containing protein, whose translation MSETAARDAHLLALTGIDRIDALQEAVARLGECDRVRAAQLGREAYMLATQAGDELRAARCLLLLTALGLPIVPGEATDDDLRRALSHLASAQLLYDDLTRQLHVQADQLARSTQEDLLTGLASRRAFCETLALSFRRARRLNYPLSVALLDLDDFRRVNEAFSYAVGDEVLRRVAQVLREQCRSKDLLARYGGEEFALMLPGIGAGEVDHTAERFRQAVEQYNWSMVRPGLRVTLSVGVCSDLPSTGHEGMLALAEEKLLEAKQAGRNLVRG comes from the coding sequence ATGTCTGAGACTGCCGCGCGAGACGCGCACCTGCTGGCCCTGACGGGCATCGACCGGATCGATGCGCTGCAGGAAGCCGTGGCTCGCTTGGGTGAATGCGACCGGGTACGGGCGGCCCAGTTGGGCCGCGAAGCTTACATGCTCGCGACGCAAGCAGGTGACGAATTGCGCGCAGCCCGCTGCTTGCTGCTTCTGACAGCGCTTGGTCTGCCGATTGTGCCCGGTGAGGCAACGGACGACGATCTGCGCCGGGCGCTTTCGCATCTGGCGTCCGCCCAACTGCTGTATGACGACCTGACCCGCCAGCTTCACGTCCAGGCCGATCAGCTCGCGCGCAGTACGCAGGAGGACCTGTTGACCGGTCTGGCCAGCCGCCGCGCGTTCTGCGAGACACTGGCGCTGTCCTTCCGGCGGGCCCGCCGGCTGAACTACCCTCTCAGCGTGGCCTTGCTCGATCTCGACGATTTTCGGCGGGTCAACGAGGCCTTTTCCTACGCGGTGGGCGACGAGGTGCTGCGCCGTGTGGCGCAGGTGCTGCGTGAGCAGTGCCGTTCCAAGGACCTGCTGGCGCGCTATGGCGGCGAGGAATTTGCCCTGATGTTGCCCGGAATCGGGGCAGGCGAGGTCGATCACACGGCCGAGCGTTTCCGTCAGGCCGTCGAACAGTACAACTGGTCGATGGTGCGCCCGGGTCTGCGGGTGACCCTCAGCGTGGGGGTATGTAGCGATCTGCCCTCGACCGGACACGAGGGCATGCTGGCACTCGCCGAGGAGAAGCTGCTCGAAGCGAAACAGGCCGGGCGCAACCTCGTGCGGGGCTGA